The following are encoded in a window of Rubellicoccus peritrichatus genomic DNA:
- a CDS encoding MFS transporter yields MSISKKLPKGAVAWAFYDWANTGYAMIGLALIFPRLYKSYWGASLSPDKQTFWFTMTVAVASLLVAVLAPVLGSVAELGGLRKRLLLRFAILGIIACATMTFVGEGLYLIASIVYIFGTVSFYCANIFFDSMLEVVSTKKNRHFISGFGFSFGYTAGFIILLVVSLVVANHEDLGFDSTLKASKALFAFAAIWWAVFTIPLIFRIKEAPKKDRPPVFSMARSGILETWHTFKDILQQRHILMFLAAYLFYIDGVNTIITTASNYGTTIGFSEKQIISAFFIVQVMGVPFALIFGFFGQKFGPRRLIFVAIIVYLGVTAYGSTITPEPVVILGFKLSQMFVLAALIGMCQGGVQALSRSYFTSIIPPGKNVAYFGFYSMIGKSAAVLGPALMGTTALIFNDPEDPLLSTRLGLGSISILFIIGAIFLTKAKPAAEAEKLARKFDN; encoded by the coding sequence GTGTCTATTTCTAAAAAACTACCAAAGGGTGCCGTCGCCTGGGCCTTTTATGATTGGGCAAATACCGGCTATGCCATGATCGGCCTGGCTCTGATTTTTCCACGGTTATACAAAAGCTATTGGGGTGCCAGCCTGTCTCCCGACAAGCAGACCTTCTGGTTTACTATGACCGTTGCTGTTGCCAGCCTTCTTGTCGCGGTCCTGGCACCTGTTCTGGGAAGTGTGGCAGAACTGGGCGGCTTACGAAAGCGACTGCTTCTGCGCTTTGCCATTCTTGGCATCATCGCATGTGCGACAATGACCTTTGTTGGTGAAGGCCTCTATCTGATAGCCAGTATTGTTTACATTTTTGGCACAGTCAGTTTTTACTGCGCCAACATCTTTTTTGACTCCATGCTCGAAGTCGTATCGACAAAAAAGAACCGGCACTTCATCAGTGGCTTCGGATTCTCTTTTGGATATACTGCTGGATTTATTATCCTTCTGGTTGTCAGCCTTGTCGTAGCCAATCACGAAGATCTGGGATTCGATTCAACGTTGAAAGCCAGCAAAGCACTCTTTGCCTTCGCTGCAATCTGGTGGGCAGTTTTCACAATTCCGTTGATCTTTCGTATTAAAGAAGCCCCGAAAAAAGATCGGCCACCTGTCTTTTCCATGGCGCGGAGTGGCATCCTAGAAACATGGCATACGTTTAAGGATATTCTCCAGCAGCGGCATATCTTAATGTTTCTGGCCGCTTACTTGTTCTACATAGATGGCGTTAATACGATCATCACAACGGCGTCCAATTACGGAACCACCATTGGTTTCAGCGAAAAGCAAATCATCAGCGCCTTCTTTATCGTGCAGGTCATGGGTGTCCCCTTTGCCCTCATTTTTGGATTCTTTGGGCAAAAGTTTGGACCGCGCAGGTTGATCTTTGTTGCCATTATCGTTTACCTTGGAGTTACCGCCTATGGCTCAACGATCACGCCGGAACCAGTCGTCATACTCGGCTTCAAGCTCTCCCAAATGTTCGTCCTCGCTGCGCTCATTGGCATGTGCCAGGGCGGAGTTCAAGCACTAAGCCGCTCCTATTTCACCAGCATTATTCCGCCAGGTAAGAATGTCGCCTACTTCGGCTTTTACAGCATGATCGGCAAAAGCGCTGCTGTCCTTGGTCCTGCGTTGATGGGGACAACCGCACTCATCTTTAATGATCCCGAAGATCCACTACTCAGCACGCGCTTGGGGCTCGGCTCCATCTCCATCCTCTTCATCATCGGTGCC